One genomic window of Leptotrichia shahii includes the following:
- the cas2 gene encoding CRISPR-associated endonuclease Cas2 has protein sequence MYIILVYDILSDENGARISRNIFKICKKYLTNVQKSVFEGEITPVLLKKLNIELGKFIRKDKDSLIIFKSRQEKWLEKEFWGIEDDKTSNFF, from the coding sequence ATGTATATAATTTTAGTTTATGATATTCTTTCTGATGAAAATGGAGCCAGAATTTCCAGAAATATATTTAAAATTTGTAAAAAATATTTAACAAATGTTCAGAAATCAGTATTTGAAGGCGAAATAACACCAGTATTATTAAAAAAATTAAATATAGAACTAGGAAAATTTATTCGCAAAGATAAGGACTCCCTAATAATTTTTAAATCTCGTCAAGAAAAATGGCTAGAAAAAGAATTTTGGGGAATCGAAGATGATAAAACTTCAAACTTCTTTTAA
- a CDS encoding aldo/keto reductase, with protein MKYVTLNNGVKMPILGFGVFQIDDMKECEEAVYNALKAGYRLIDTAASYRNEEAVGRAIKRSGIPREEIFVTTKLWVSDANYEKAKLAFETSLKKLDLEYIDLYLIHQPFNDVYGAWRAMTELYKEGKIKAIGVSNFYPDRLVDFIMNNEVVPAVNQVETHPFNQQVKANEIMKEYGVQIESWGPFAEGKNGIFANEILSKIGKKYNKSVAQVVLRWLIQRNVVAIPKSTRKDRIEENFNVFDFELSVEDMNKIAELDKKESLFLNHDDVEIVKWLNGRK; from the coding sequence ATGAAATACGTAACTTTAAACAATGGAGTAAAAATGCCAATATTAGGATTCGGAGTATTTCAAATTGATGATATGAAAGAATGTGAGGAAGCGGTTTACAATGCGTTAAAAGCAGGATATAGATTAATTGATACAGCTGCGTCCTACAGAAACGAAGAAGCTGTGGGAAGAGCTATAAAAAGAAGCGGTATACCTAGAGAAGAAATTTTTGTTACAACAAAATTATGGGTAAGTGATGCAAATTATGAAAAGGCAAAATTGGCATTTGAAACTTCTTTAAAAAAATTGGATTTGGAATATATTGATTTATATCTGATACATCAGCCATTTAATGATGTATATGGAGCTTGGAGAGCGATGACAGAGCTGTATAAGGAAGGGAAAATAAAAGCAATTGGTGTAAGTAACTTCTATCCTGACAGACTGGTTGATTTTATTATGAATAATGAAGTAGTGCCAGCTGTAAATCAGGTAGAAACACATCCTTTCAATCAGCAGGTCAAAGCAAATGAAATAATGAAGGAATATGGGGTTCAAATAGAATCATGGGGACCTTTTGCAGAAGGAAAAAATGGAATATTTGCAAATGAAATTTTGTCTAAAATTGGCAAGAAATACAATAAATCTGTAGCTCAGGTAGTTTTAAGATGGCTAATTCAAAGAAATGTAGTTGCAATACCTAAATCAACAAGAAAAGACAGAATTGAAGAAAATTTTAATGTATTTGACTTTGAATTGAGTGTAGAAGATATGAATAAAATAGCTGAACTTGATAAAAAAGAAAGTCTATTTTTAAATCATGATGATGTCGAAATAGTAAAATGGCTTAATGGAAGAAAATAA
- a CDS encoding CRISPR-associated helicase/endonuclease Cas3, translating into MGNVFLAKSNGEIVVEHTKKLIQNFEKLIELYPNIEVDKRLLLLACIYHDLGKINAKFQYKVSNEKRKSLLKEKYEIDLKKNEIPHGILSTAFINSNELLKENFDKEDIKILAHSVALHHERDISEIEDEDFKEEIKKMEFELNDFETELTSLENIYFEIIKEIYGEIKKYSIFKREDDNFKIKKLSKKYYKLNDRIYSEKMYTKKEEALEIFKKYVMLKGLLNKIDYAASSYTTIEEKNDFLEIKMEKFLEDVLRKDNPKNDWNALQKFMKQHKDENMVVVAQTGYGKTEAGLLWIGNNKGFFTLPLRVAINAIYDRIVKNIVRENVEKRIGLLHSDFREYYTEKNSKENKLLKNEELSEYINRTKQFSLPLTICTIDQLFDFVFRAPGFELKVATLSYSKVVIDEIQMYSADLLAYLIYGLKYITDFGGKFAIMTATLPGIVTYLLEKEGVKFVTTEPFTNDKKRHSLKVMEENINAEFIKEKYRNNKILVVCNTVKKAKEIYENLDIPKEELNLIHSRFIKRDRTNKEKEITEFANPKRFREDIKNRREKEGYQENGVWIGTQVLEASLDLDFDILITELSDLNGLFQRMGRCFRNREKVDEEYNCFVFTKECSGIKGAKAIIDKEIHEKSESVLLKVDGIISEAQKLDLINSVYSYESLKDTKYFNKVTDNIKYLKKYIVEYEKTKSEVQKIFRNIASYDVIPKIIYEENFEEINRNVEILKEKMKGLLENDKRKLRIRKIEARGELNKFKVTIPDFEYRKLEKSKKNEIEKVKINDYEELVVVNCGYSYEKGFEVVQGEEEDNFF; encoded by the coding sequence ATGGGAAATGTTTTTTTAGCTAAATCTAATGGAGAAATAGTAGTTGAGCATACAAAAAAATTAATACAGAATTTTGAAAAATTAATAGAGCTGTATCCGAATATAGAAGTTGATAAAAGATTATTACTTTTAGCTTGTATTTATCACGATTTAGGGAAAATCAATGCAAAATTTCAATATAAAGTTTCAAATGAAAAACGAAAGAGTCTTTTAAAAGAAAAATATGAAATTGATTTAAAAAAGAATGAAATTCCACATGGTATCTTGAGTACAGCATTTATTAATAGTAATGAATTATTAAAAGAAAATTTTGATAAAGAGGATATAAAGATTTTAGCACATTCTGTTGCATTGCATCATGAAAGAGATATTTCTGAAATAGAAGATGAAGATTTTAAGGAAGAAATAAAGAAAATGGAATTTGAACTTAATGATTTTGAAACAGAATTGACTAGTTTGGAAAATATTTATTTTGAGATTATTAAAGAAATTTATGGAGAAATAAAAAAATATTCGATTTTTAAAAGAGAAGATGATAATTTTAAAATAAAAAAATTGAGTAAGAAATATTATAAATTAAATGACAGAATTTATTCAGAAAAAATGTATACGAAAAAAGAAGAAGCTCTTGAAATTTTTAAGAAATACGTTATGTTAAAAGGATTGTTAAATAAAATAGATTATGCAGCAAGTTCGTATACGACTATTGAAGAAAAAAATGATTTTTTAGAAATTAAGATGGAAAAATTTTTGGAAGATGTGTTGAGAAAGGACAATCCTAAAAATGACTGGAATGCTTTGCAGAAATTTATGAAACAGCATAAAGATGAGAATATGGTAGTTGTGGCACAGACAGGATATGGGAAAACAGAGGCTGGGTTACTTTGGATAGGAAATAATAAGGGATTTTTTACATTGCCTTTGAGAGTGGCAATTAATGCGATTTATGATAGGATTGTGAAAAATATTGTGAGAGAAAATGTAGAAAAAAGAATTGGTTTGCTTCATTCTGATTTTAGAGAATATTATACAGAAAAAAATTCTAAAGAAAATAAATTACTAAAAAATGAAGAATTATCGGAATATATAAATAGAACAAAGCAATTTTCACTTCCGCTTACAATTTGTACAATAGATCAATTATTTGATTTTGTGTTTAGAGCTCCAGGATTTGAGTTGAAGGTAGCGACGTTGTCTTATTCTAAAGTAGTTATTGATGAAATTCAAATGTATTCAGCAGATTTGTTGGCTTATTTGATTTATGGATTGAAGTATATTACTGATTTTGGAGGGAAATTTGCGATAATGACTGCGACTCTTCCTGGGATTGTTACTTATTTGCTTGAAAAAGAAGGTGTAAAATTTGTTACGACAGAACCGTTTACGAATGATAAGAAAAGACATAGTTTAAAAGTGATGGAAGAAAATATAAATGCAGAATTTATAAAAGAAAAATATAGAAATAATAAAATTTTGGTTGTTTGTAATACAGTTAAAAAAGCAAAAGAGATTTATGAAAATTTGGATATTCCGAAAGAGGAATTGAATTTGATACATAGTAGATTTATAAAAAGAGATCGGACAAATAAAGAAAAGGAAATCACTGAGTTTGCGAATCCAAAGAGATTTAGAGAAGATATTAAAAATAGAAGAGAAAAAGAAGGATATCAAGAAAATGGGGTTTGGATTGGAACTCAAGTTTTAGAAGCTTCTCTTGATTTGGATTTTGATATTTTGATTACAGAATTGTCGGATTTGAATGGGCTTTTTCAGAGAATGGGGAGATGTTTTCGTAATAGGGAAAAAGTTGATGAAGAATATAATTGTTTTGTTTTTACAAAAGAATGTTCTGGAATTAAAGGAGCGAAGGCTATTATAGATAAAGAAATTCATGAAAAATCTGAAAGTGTACTATTAAAAGTTGATGGAATTATTTCTGAAGCTCAGAAATTAGATTTGATTAATAGTGTTTATTCTTATGAAAGTTTAAAGGATACAAAATATTTTAATAAAGTGACGGATAATATAAAATATTTAAAAAAATATATTGTTGAATATGAAAAAACGAAATCTGAAGTTCAAAAAATATTTAGAAATATTGCTTCATATGATGTGATTCCAAAAATAATTTACGAAGAGAATTTTGAAGAAATAAATAGAAATGTTGAGATTTTAAAAGAAAAAATGAAAGGCTTATTAGAAAACGACAAGAGGAAATTGCGAATAAGAAAAATAGAAGCTAGGGGAGAACTGAATAAATTTAAAGTGACGATTCCTGATTTTGAATATAGAAAACTGGAAAAAAGTAAAAAGAATGAGATTGAAAAGGTTAAAATAAATGACTATGAGGAATTGGTAGTTGTGAATTGTGGATATTCTTATGAAAAGGGATTTGAAGTTGTTCAGGGTGAAGAAGAAGATAATTTTTTTTAA
- the cas7i gene encoding type I-B CRISPR-associated protein Cas7/Cst2/DevR, producing MDKKGLTFTAIFLAESANYGEGIGNVATLKKISRNRGEQYTYISRQAIRYNIVEQLDENKANVKAEGSGDKKVVQFSAETTIKDYPELDFFGYMKTVKGDNSKNRSAIVRLSNAVSLETFKGDLEFLTNKGLVDRIDRNEKVFPNIAQAEIHKSYYKYTVTIDLDKIGIDELDEIEIENEEKARRVNKLLDTISLLYRDIRGRREDLKPLFIIGGVYDIKNPFFENVVDVRNNKILVEKLTSGIYDFIENDTVVGIVKEQFENDTEIKTELAKRNIKVLNVPEFFKQLKNKIDEYYKK from the coding sequence ATGGATAAAAAAGGATTGACATTTACAGCGATTTTTTTAGCAGAAAGTGCGAATTATGGTGAAGGAATTGGAAATGTTGCTACATTGAAGAAAATATCGAGAAATAGAGGAGAACAGTATACATATATTTCAAGACAGGCTATTAGATATAACATTGTTGAACAATTGGATGAGAATAAAGCGAATGTGAAAGCAGAAGGTAGTGGAGATAAAAAAGTTGTTCAGTTTTCTGCAGAAACTACGATAAAAGATTATCCAGAATTGGATTTTTTTGGGTATATGAAAACAGTTAAAGGTGATAATTCTAAAAATAGATCAGCAATAGTTAGACTTTCTAATGCAGTTTCATTGGAAACATTTAAGGGAGATTTGGAATTTTTGACTAATAAAGGATTAGTGGATAGAATTGATAGAAATGAAAAGGTTTTTCCGAATATTGCACAGGCGGAAATTCATAAGTCTTATTATAAATATACTGTTACGATTGATTTGGATAAAATAGGTATTGATGAATTGGATGAAATTGAAATAGAAAATGAAGAAAAAGCTAGAAGAGTAAATAAATTATTGGATACAATTTCATTACTTTATAGAGATATTCGTGGAAGAAGAGAAGACCTAAAGCCATTATTTATAATTGGTGGAGTTTATGATATAAAAAATCCATTTTTTGAAAATGTGGTTGATGTGAGAAATAATAAAATTTTGGTTGAAAAATTGACAAGTGGAATTTATGATTTTATTGAAAATGATACGGTTGTTGGAATTGTGAAAGAACAATTTGAAAATGATACAGAAATTAAAACAGAATTAGCTAAAAGAAATATTAAAGTTTTAAATGTTCCAGAATTTTTTAAACAGTTGAAAAATAAAATTGACGAATATTATAAAAAATAG
- the cas6 gene encoding CRISPR-associated endoribonuclease Cas6, with amino-acid sequence MRFRINIELIEGNTFPVNFRVKILHMLKVGLKEYDREIFEELFDSAKQKNYTWAVYFHAIKFEKERILFLNENDKRFIINFSIFDNVDSLNIYNAFSSIRFKEFKISDETKVRITNISVVQRKFVKNNVLNVKTLSPVVCRDHDRETEKDKYYVGTDEEFPVIIKRNLYLRLKEIMGEYVEKDIENLVIDASKTKKVVVKHYDKRSAAQKESSEKEFKGILIDASVGTIKFEGKSYLLDYIYSAGLGSVTGSGFGMLEII; translated from the coding sequence ATGAGATTTAGAATTAATATTGAATTAATTGAAGGAAACACATTTCCAGTTAATTTTAGGGTTAAAATTTTGCATATGTTGAAAGTTGGGTTGAAAGAATATGATAGGGAGATTTTTGAAGAACTTTTTGATTCAGCAAAGCAAAAAAATTATACTTGGGCTGTTTATTTTCATGCGATTAAGTTTGAGAAAGAACGAATTTTATTTTTAAATGAGAATGATAAAAGATTTATAATTAATTTTTCTATTTTTGATAATGTAGATAGTTTAAATATTTATAATGCTTTTTCTAGTATTAGATTTAAAGAATTTAAAATATCAGATGAAACTAAAGTTAGAATTACTAATATTTCAGTTGTTCAAAGAAAATTTGTAAAAAATAATGTATTGAATGTGAAAACGTTGTCGCCAGTGGTTTGTAGGGATCATGATAGAGAAACTGAGAAAGATAAGTATTATGTAGGAACTGATGAGGAATTTCCTGTGATTATAAAAAGAAATCTTTATTTGAGATTGAAAGAAATAATGGGGGAATATGTAGAAAAAGATATTGAAAATTTAGTGATAGATGCGAGTAAAACGAAGAAAGTAGTCGTTAAGCATTATGACAAAAGAAGTGCTGCTCAGAAGGAAAGTTCAGAAAAAGAATTTAAGGGAATACTTATTGACGCTTCAGTAGGAACAATAAAATTTGAAGGAAAAAGTTATCTTTTAGATTATATTTATAGTGCAGGACTTGGAAGTGTGACTGGAAGTGGATTTGGGATGCTTGAAATAATTTAG
- a CDS encoding LysR family transcriptional regulator — protein sequence MIELEQLKQLIAFATYGTLSKAAEKLYISQPALSRSIQKLEKTLGVELFDRKKNKMELNPNGKTVIQYAEKIFNLVDEMEEKVNKNNQIQNNFSIGSCAPAPLWDMISLFGRFYPEKYILHKIENNLQLFEKLKNDSYQMIILSEPIDNSEFFCIKYKTEQLFLSVPLSHPLAKKKEIHFSDITDDRMLLFNPIGIWKDVVLEKMPNMNFLIQNDRIIYQELAEMQNLLHFRSNFTLEREDNFKNNISIPIADKEAKMTFYCVCKKNIKNEIEKLFDSFSKDS from the coding sequence ATGATAGAATTGGAACAACTTAAACAGCTTATTGCGTTTGCAACATATGGAACATTATCAAAAGCTGCTGAAAAGTTGTATATTTCACAGCCTGCACTTTCCCGTTCGATACAAAAGCTAGAAAAAACTTTAGGGGTTGAACTGTTTGACAGGAAAAAAAATAAGATGGAATTAAATCCAAATGGAAAAACTGTTATCCAGTACGCAGAAAAAATATTCAATCTTGTAGATGAAATGGAAGAAAAAGTTAATAAAAATAATCAGATTCAAAATAATTTTTCAATTGGTTCATGTGCTCCCGCTCCATTGTGGGATATGATTTCATTATTTGGAAGATTTTATCCTGAAAAATACATTCTTCATAAAATAGAAAATAATCTTCAGCTATTTGAAAAACTTAAAAATGACAGTTATCAGATGATTATTCTTTCTGAGCCTATTGATAATTCTGAATTTTTCTGCATAAAATATAAAACTGAACAATTATTTTTATCAGTTCCTCTAAGTCATCCACTGGCTAAAAAGAAGGAAATACATTTTTCAGATATTACAGATGACAGAATGCTCTTATTCAATCCAATCGGAATATGGAAGGATGTAGTTTTAGAAAAAATGCCTAATATGAACTTTCTTATCCAAAACGACAGGATTATTTATCAGGAATTAGCTGAAATGCAAAATTTACTTCATTTCCGTTCAAATTTTACACTTGAACGTGAAGACAATTTCAAAAATAATATTTCAATTCCAATTGCTGACAAGGAAGCAAAAATGACTTTCTACTGTGTCTGTAAGAAAAATATAAAAAATGAAATTGAGAAACTTTTTGATAGTTTTAGTAAAGATTCTTAA
- the cas5b gene encoding type I-B CRISPR-associated protein Cas5b, with amino-acid sequence MKAIKLRLYQNMANYKVATSFQLKETYPLPPYSTVIGMVHSLCDFKEYHPMKISISGNYFSKVNDLYTRYEFKNGNSFEKGRHQIDVNGLGVNRGVATAELLVDVNLIIHIIPENQSEEFLNLIFEAFKYPREYPSLGRREDIVVIDEVKIVEIKKKELEEDIELKKDTFAYIPVNFISDSSVEVGNSRIFGTRYELTKNYVSENIGNKKSSKMVRIWNKEEVIYSSNITALEGEIVPIDEENDVVFCEM; translated from the coding sequence ATGAAAGCAATAAAATTAAGACTATATCAAAATATGGCAAATTACAAAGTTGCAACTAGTTTTCAGCTAAAAGAAACTTATCCTCTTCCTCCTTATTCGACAGTTATTGGTATGGTTCACTCGCTTTGTGATTTTAAGGAATATCATCCAATGAAAATAAGTATTAGTGGAAATTATTTTTCAAAAGTGAATGATTTATATACAAGATATGAGTTTAAAAATGGTAATTCTTTTGAAAAAGGAAGACATCAGATTGATGTGAATGGATTGGGTGTGAATAGAGGAGTTGCAACAGCGGAATTATTAGTGGATGTAAATTTAATAATTCATATTATTCCAGAAAATCAATCTGAAGAATTTTTAAATTTAATTTTTGAGGCTTTTAAATATCCGAGAGAATATCCGAGTTTGGGGAGAAGAGAGGATATTGTTGTAATTGATGAAGTTAAAATTGTAGAAATTAAAAAAAAGGAATTGGAAGAGGATATTGAGCTTAAAAAGGATACTTTTGCATATATTCCAGTAAATTTTATTTCTGATTCTTCAGTAGAAGTGGGAAATTCAAGAATTTTCGGGACAAGATATGAATTAACTAAGAATTATGTTTCTGAAAATATTGGAAATAAGAAATCATCTAAAATGGTAAGAATTTGGAATAAGGAAGAAGTAATTTATTCTTCAAATATTACAGCTTTAGAAGGAGAAATAGTTCCTATTGATGAAGAAAATGATGTTGTATTTTGTGAAATGTGA
- a CDS encoding Cas8a1 family CRISPR/Cas system-associated protein — protein sequence MSDGKMKLKLKDWLFNAGLLGFINILETSDGEEKVRKFIDDQNRCLKFSKEELLELLEDFEYKYFDFFIKRYGKTLTYGKILEFEEYIDDFENENRKIEEIEELKRINEKIGFFKEKLKSNSYKAAYDFIKNDGKNEIEKLEKALKKVKEPKKNEEISDSINQDIKNNLKIMKEIINFFKLKISNERGYSKNYLAAKNIAYILINNAWNSVSFLNRGNSAKDIYEEYKSYFVDTAKEYIEMDKSKFKYKCAVTNMPMKDFKNTLGFLNNTGFDVNRKPSHVWNFVNDIAVTPLVILIYSCVPAGFVYGASKGMFVNANHSIEQLESINNGMASEIYNENFNEKNISLYKNLLREMQKRTNESKYELSDIQVVKYENETYRFTLLSKNILQLLNKNKLRLDRLLDKWYILDRRYFYLYDVTISELLNNENLFSLINKLCHYKISKVKGNYNLRNLEDLLLVNLEYIRRLKEMEKAEKEVKNKKVSQELEEKDVYSIRRDGIEFRKAYLGKSGNDKKLGSLLYRLQNSLRIKDVNMFMDTLISGHSYAGRNVHYLFGKIFTDDENFQTLGHAFLIGLLGEDKFEKTGEEKNTTKGDE from the coding sequence ATGAGCGACGGGAAAATGAAATTAAAATTAAAAGATTGGTTATTTAATGCAGGGTTATTGGGATTTATTAATATACTTGAAACATCGGATGGAGAAGAAAAAGTAAGAAAATTTATTGATGATCAAAATAGATGTTTGAAATTTTCAAAAGAAGAATTGTTAGAACTTTTAGAAGATTTTGAATATAAATATTTTGATTTTTTTATAAAAAGATATGGGAAAACTTTAACTTATGGGAAAATTTTGGAGTTTGAGGAGTATATTGATGATTTTGAAAATGAGAATCGAAAGATTGAAGAAATTGAAGAATTGAAAAGAATAAACGAAAAAATTGGTTTTTTTAAAGAAAAATTAAAATCAAATAGTTATAAAGCGGCGTATGATTTTATAAAAAATGATGGAAAAAACGAGATCGAAAAACTTGAAAAAGCGTTGAAAAAAGTAAAAGAACCGAAGAAAAATGAAGAAATAAGTGATAGTATAAATCAAGATATAAAAAATAATCTTAAAATTATGAAGGAAATTATTAATTTTTTTAAATTAAAGATTTCAAATGAAAGAGGTTATAGCAAAAATTATTTGGCTGCAAAAAATATTGCATATATTTTAATAAATAATGCTTGGAATAGTGTTTCATTTTTAAACAGAGGAAATTCTGCTAAAGATATTTATGAAGAATATAAATCGTATTTTGTTGATACTGCGAAAGAATATATTGAAATGGATAAATCAAAATTTAAATATAAATGTGCAGTTACAAATATGCCAATGAAAGATTTTAAAAATACTCTAGGATTTCTAAATAATACAGGATTTGATGTAAATAGAAAACCTTCGCATGTTTGGAATTTTGTAAATGATATTGCGGTTACTCCGTTGGTTATATTAATTTATTCATGTGTTCCAGCGGGATTTGTGTATGGAGCAAGTAAGGGAATGTTTGTTAATGCTAATCATAGTATAGAACAGTTGGAGAGTATTAATAATGGTATGGCTAGTGAAATTTATAATGAAAATTTTAATGAAAAGAATATTAGTTTGTATAAAAATTTATTGAGAGAAATGCAAAAGAGAACGAATGAGTCTAAATATGAATTATCTGATATACAGGTTGTTAAGTATGAAAACGAAACATATAGATTTACTTTGCTGTCAAAAAATATTTTGCAGTTGTTAAATAAAAATAAATTAAGATTAGATAGATTGCTGGATAAATGGTATATTTTAGATAGAAGATATTTTTATTTATATGATGTTACAATTTCGGAATTATTAAATAATGAAAATTTGTTTTCTTTGATTAATAAATTGTGTCATTACAAAATTTCTAAAGTGAAAGGAAATTATAATTTAAGAAATCTTGAGGATTTGTTGCTGGTAAATCTTGAATATATTAGGAGGTTGAAAGAAATGGAGAAAGCTGAAAAAGAAGTCAAGAATAAAAAAGTTTCGCAAGAATTGGAAGAAAAGGATGTTTATTCTATTAGAAGAGATGGGATAGAATTTAGAAAAGCGTATCTTGGAAAAAGTGGAAATGACAAGAAATTAGGAAGTTTATTATATAGATTGCAAAATTCATTGAGAATAAAAGATGTGAATATGTTTATGGATACTTTGATTTCAGGACATTCTTATGCGGGAAGAAATGTTCATTATTTGTTTGGGAAAATTTTTACTGATGATGAAAATTTCCAAACATTGGGGCATGCTTTCTTGATAGGACTTTTGGGTGAAGATAAATTTGAAAAAACAGGTGAAGAAAAAAATACGACAAAGGGAGATGAATAA
- the fucO gene encoding lactaldehyde reductase, whose amino-acid sequence MANRIVLNEVSYHGFGAIESIPSEVEKNKFKKAFICTDPGLIKAGAAKKITDVLDKANLEYLIFSDVQQNPTIENVKAGVEKFKESGADYIIAIGGGSAMDCAKAVAIIINNPEFSDVRSLEGVADTKNKCVPIIAVATTAGTAAEVTINYVITDVEKNRKFVCVDPHDMPIVAIVDPGMMMTMPKELTAATGLDALTHAIEGFTTKAAWEMTDMFHLKAIELIAKYLRKAVENDEEAKEKMALASYLAGMGFSNVGLGIVHSMAHPLGAFYGTPHGVANAIILPTVMEYNAEYTGEKFREIAKAFGIKHTKRMAPEEYRKAAVDAVRQLAHDVNIPENLKGIMDIKDLDFIAESALNDVCTGGNPRDTNLEEIKELYKKLL is encoded by the coding sequence ATGGCAAACCGTATCGTTTTAAATGAAGTATCTTATCATGGATTTGGAGCAATTGAATCTATTCCAAGTGAAGTGGAAAAAAATAAATTCAAAAAGGCTTTTATTTGTACAGATCCTGGATTAATTAAGGCTGGAGCTGCTAAAAAAATTACTGATGTGCTTGATAAAGCTAATTTGGAATATTTAATATTTTCTGATGTTCAACAAAATCCTACGATTGAAAATGTAAAAGCTGGGGTTGAAAAATTTAAAGAAAGTGGTGCAGACTATATTATTGCAATTGGTGGAGGTTCTGCTATGGATTGTGCCAAAGCTGTGGCAATTATTATAAATAATCCTGAATTTTCTGATGTACGAAGTCTCGAAGGAGTTGCAGATACAAAGAATAAATGCGTTCCAATAATCGCAGTTGCAACTACAGCTGGAACAGCTGCCGAAGTTACAATAAATTATGTTATAACAGATGTTGAAAAAAATAGAAAATTTGTCTGTGTTGACCCACACGATATGCCAATAGTTGCAATAGTTGATCCAGGAATGATGATGACAATGCCAAAAGAATTGACAGCTGCAACTGGACTTGATGCATTAACTCATGCAATCGAAGGATTTACAACAAAAGCTGCTTGGGAAATGACAGACATGTTCCATTTAAAAGCAATTGAATTAATAGCAAAATATTTGAGAAAAGCTGTGGAAAATGACGAAGAAGCTAAAGAAAAAATGGCTCTTGCCTCATATTTAGCAGGAATGGGATTCTCAAATGTAGGACTTGGAATCGTACACTCAATGGCTCATCCTCTAGGAGCATTCTACGGAACTCCACACGGTGTTGCAAACGCAATAATTTTACCAACTGTAATGGAATACAATGCTGAATATACAGGGGAAAAATTTAGAGAAATAGCAAAGGCTTTTGGAATAAAACATACTAAAAGAATGGCTCCCGAAGAATATAGAAAAGCAGCAGTAGATGCTGTAAGACAATTGGCACACGATGTAAATATTCCTGAAAATTTAAAGGGAATAATGGACATAAAAGATTTGGATTTTATTGCCGAATCAGCTTTGAATGATGTTTGTACTGGTGGAAATCCACGTGATACAAACTTGGAAGAAATAAAAGAACTTTATAAAAAATTATTGTAA